From a region of the Pontixanthobacter gangjinensis genome:
- a CDS encoding isoaspartyl peptidase/L-asparaginase family protein has product MTNSSIGTNLTGLAALVLCLLPHSVSAHDQAADIEDNATWSIAIHGGAGTMDRDKMTMEQQVDYKAALQAALDAGTEVLRNGGTAMDAVKAAIVPMEDDPKFNAGRGAVFTWEGANELDAALMDGATRKAGAVAGVKAIKNPILLADAVMQDGRHVFLSGAGAEEFAAGAGLETAGPEWFATDARREAIERMKAEQLSAVDVDYKFGTVGAVVMDQYGNLAAGTSTGGLTGKRWGRIGDVPVIGAGTYADNRSCAVSATGAGEYFIRVGVAQEICTRLRYRFAAEIEAAQASVPLDTEGFPTYVVHGSEFGLSEGQVREEVDAVMDEVKELGGTGGVIVVTPEGHAVFSFNTSGMYRGRATSSGMNEVAIFTGE; this is encoded by the coding sequence ATGACTAACTCAAGTATCGGGACCAATCTCACGGGGCTGGCTGCGTTGGTGTTGTGCCTGCTCCCGCATAGCGTATCTGCGCATGATCAGGCCGCCGACATCGAAGACAATGCCACGTGGTCTATCGCAATTCATGGCGGAGCGGGAACGATGGACCGTGACAAAATGACAATGGAGCAGCAGGTTGATTACAAGGCGGCGCTGCAGGCCGCGCTCGATGCGGGCACAGAAGTTTTACGCAATGGCGGCACCGCTATGGATGCGGTGAAAGCGGCGATTGTCCCGATGGAGGATGATCCGAAATTCAACGCTGGTCGTGGCGCGGTATTCACATGGGAAGGGGCTAACGAACTGGATGCCGCTTTGATGGATGGTGCGACGCGCAAGGCGGGCGCGGTGGCTGGTGTCAAAGCCATCAAGAATCCGATCCTGCTGGCTGATGCGGTTATGCAGGATGGCCGGCACGTGTTTTTAAGTGGTGCCGGTGCCGAGGAGTTTGCAGCGGGGGCAGGTCTTGAAACCGCAGGGCCTGAATGGTTCGCGACCGATGCGCGCCGCGAGGCGATCGAACGGATGAAAGCCGAGCAATTAAGCGCGGTCGATGTCGATTACAAATTCGGCACTGTCGGCGCGGTGGTGATGGACCAATATGGCAATCTGGCGGCGGGAACATCGACCGGCGGGCTGACTGGCAAACGTTGGGGCCGGATTGGCGATGTGCCGGTAATCGGCGCAGGCACATATGCCGACAACCGATCTTGTGCGGTTTCAGCTACGGGCGCTGGCGAATATTTCATCCGGGTTGGCGTGGCGCAGGAAATCTGCACACGGCTGCGCTATCGCTTTGCTGCGGAGATCGAAGCGGCGCAGGCTAGCGTTCCGCTCGATACGGAGGGCTTCCCCACTTATGTCGTGCATGGCAGTGAGTTTGGCTTGAGCGAAGGTCAGGTCCGCGAAGAAGTCGATGCGGTGATGGACGAGGTCAAGGAGCTTGGCGGGACCGGGGGTGTTATTGTGGTGACGCCTGAAGGGCATGCGGTGTTCAGCTTTAACACATCAGGCATGTATCGCGGACGCGCAACCAGCAGCGGGATGAACGAAGTGGCGATCTTTACAGGCGAATAG
- the bla gene encoding class A beta-lactamase, translated as MTFDRRTMLASGSALLASTIATGCVPMDTSLPGRLSAHLRIIEAASGGALGAAILDTGSGKILGNRLDERFAHCSSFKLSLAALAMQRSANGGDAFDTLLPITAEDIVSYSPVTKERVGQMMTIADLAKTTLTTSDNAAANILMRQFGGPEAVTAFWRSVGDEISRLDRYETALNFVPPGEVRDTTTPRAMANTVRTILYGATLPSDMQQTLRGWMTETSTGTKRIRAGIPASWKAGDKTGTAFAPGMGSFYVDLAFAEPPEGAPLVIATYLRLTAVHERVEPESEAVLASVGALATRMAPKA; from the coding sequence GTGACATTTGACCGCCGCACGATGCTCGCCAGCGGGTCGGCGCTGTTGGCGTCCACCATCGCAACTGGATGCGTGCCAATGGATACCAGCCTGCCAGGCAGGCTATCCGCGCACCTTCGGATCATCGAAGCGGCGAGCGGCGGGGCGCTGGGCGCAGCAATTCTCGATACCGGATCTGGCAAAATTCTTGGCAACCGTCTGGATGAGCGTTTCGCGCATTGTTCTTCATTCAAACTATCGTTGGCTGCACTTGCGATGCAGCGCAGCGCAAATGGCGGTGACGCTTTCGACACCCTGCTGCCAATCACGGCGGAGGATATTGTCTCTTATTCGCCGGTGACCAAAGAACGGGTCGGTCAGATGATGACGATCGCTGATCTCGCCAAAACAACCTTGACCACCAGCGACAACGCCGCCGCCAATATTCTTATGCGACAGTTCGGAGGGCCAGAAGCGGTCACCGCGTTCTGGCGTTCGGTTGGAGATGAGATCAGCCGATTGGACCGTTATGAAACTGCGCTTAATTTCGTCCCGCCAGGTGAAGTTCGCGATACGACCACCCCGAGGGCGATGGCAAATACTGTGCGGACAATATTATACGGCGCGACTCTGCCCAGCGATATGCAGCAGACTTTGCGTGGCTGGATGACCGAAACCAGCACAGGCACGAAGCGCATTCGGGCCGGCATTCCTGCCAGCTGGAAAGCAGGCGACAAGACCGGCACCGCCTTTGCCCCCGGCATGGGCAGTTTCTATGTCGACCTAGCATTTGCGGAGCCGCCTGAGGGCGCCCCGCTGGTCATCGCAACCTATCTACGGCTGACAGCAGTGCATGAGCGGGTGGAGCCAGAATCCGAAGCGGTTCTTGCTTCGGTTGGCGCTCTCGCGACACGAATGGCTCCAAAGGCGTAA
- a CDS encoding RDD family protein: protein MSGPAMPAQIRDRRAKRQRILVTPEGVALPLTIASRGARAGALMLDFLILMVSTVSLTVMMMFIGFGSLNGAVDEKLPGATEFIFVLWSLMWFIAWNGYFMFFEMGPRGATPGKRIVGVRVASRDGGRLVPEAIVARNLLRDIELFLPLVMLLSAPFGGGGAAGWAAFLWFLVFLLFPFFNKDSMRAGDLIAGTWVLEAPEQKLATTLSSEGAVGAGTSNVTGAQYRFGDEELSVYGEYELQTLERVLRDGRPQAIEAVAETICTKIGWNPGAGDERAFLESFYGQLRARLESDMRFGKRKLDKFS, encoded by the coding sequence ATGAGCGGCCCGGCAATGCCAGCACAAATTCGCGACCGGCGGGCAAAGCGGCAACGGATTTTGGTAACACCTGAAGGTGTCGCCTTGCCACTTACCATCGCTTCTCGCGGGGCACGGGCAGGCGCTTTGATGCTCGATTTCCTCATTTTGATGGTCAGCACAGTATCGCTGACGGTCATGATGATGTTTATCGGCTTTGGCAGCCTAAATGGCGCGGTGGACGAAAAATTGCCCGGCGCAACGGAGTTCATATTCGTATTGTGGTCGCTGATGTGGTTCATCGCGTGGAACGGCTATTTCATGTTTTTCGAAATGGGCCCGCGCGGCGCGACACCCGGCAAACGGATTGTCGGTGTGCGCGTGGCTTCGCGTGACGGCGGGCGGCTCGTGCCAGAGGCGATTGTCGCGCGCAATCTGCTGCGCGATATCGAATTGTTCCTGCCGCTGGTGATGCTTCTGTCCGCGCCATTCGGCGGGGGAGGCGCAGCGGGTTGGGCCGCATTCCTGTGGTTCTTGGTTTTCCTGCTGTTCCCGTTCTTCAACAAGGATTCGATGCGGGCGGGCGATTTGATTGCGGGTACATGGGTGCTCGAAGCACCAGAGCAAAAGCTTGCGACCACGCTATCGAGCGAAGGAGCAGTCGGGGCAGGCACCAGCAATGTCACTGGCGCACAATACCGATTTGGTGACGAAGAGCTGTCGGTCTATGGCGAATATGAATTGCAGACTCTGGAACGCGTATTGCGCGATGGCAGACCGCAGGCAATCGAGGCGGTTGCCGAAACCATTTGCACCAAAATCGGCTGGAACCCCGGCGCTGGAGATGAACGGGCTTTCCTCGAAAGCTTTTACGGCCAACTGAGAGCCAGGCTGGAAAGCGATATGCGGTTCGGCAAGCGCAAGCTGGACAAGTTCTCGTGA
- a CDS encoding stage II sporulation protein M, which produces MRAPSIAMFSRSAEIKAAPDIEAAALRSDRFRLKREGEWQRLENILKELEKGRLRKLSDDDVLALPTLYRMAASSLAVARETSLDASTLAYLESLVQRAWFQVYGPRLGLMAWMRKFLGGQLSRSIQAIWLDICVALFVMVAGTVTGWLLVSRNVEWYYALVPGQFTDSRVPGASREVLLETLKVEDSAQGMSAFAAQLFANNAGVSILAFALGFAFGIPSLMLLVHNMAVLGAMLWLYSSQDLTWEFIAWLSVHGTTELFAILLAGAAGLHIGRKMAFPGQKSILASAAESGQRAAQVMVGVVTMLIFAALLEAFPRQLAGTEARAIIGTFMLIFWLAYFFGFGRRGKYPKIDEAAL; this is translated from the coding sequence ATGAGGGCCCCGTCAATTGCCATGTTCAGCCGCTCCGCCGAGATCAAGGCTGCACCCGATATTGAAGCTGCGGCCTTGCGATCGGACCGGTTCCGGCTGAAGCGCGAGGGCGAATGGCAACGGCTTGAGAACATTTTGAAAGAGCTTGAAAAGGGCCGCTTGCGCAAATTGTCAGACGATGATGTGCTTGCCCTGCCTACGCTCTACCGAATGGCTGCATCCAGCCTCGCTGTCGCACGCGAGACATCGCTGGATGCATCAACGCTGGCCTATCTTGAATCGTTGGTCCAGCGCGCTTGGTTCCAAGTCTATGGCCCGCGCCTTGGGCTGATGGCGTGGATGCGCAAATTTTTGGGCGGGCAACTGAGCCGGTCGATTCAGGCAATCTGGCTGGATATCTGCGTCGCTTTGTTTGTGATGGTCGCAGGGACGGTTACCGGATGGCTGCTCGTTTCGCGCAATGTTGAATGGTATTATGCGCTGGTGCCGGGACAATTCACTGATTCCAGAGTTCCAGGTGCCAGCCGCGAGGTCTTGCTTGAGACCCTGAAGGTCGAAGACAGCGCACAGGGCATGTCCGCTTTCGCCGCGCAGCTTTTCGCTAACAATGCGGGCGTTTCTATCCTTGCGTTCGCGCTTGGATTTGCATTCGGCATCCCGTCGCTGATGTTGCTGGTTCACAATATGGCGGTGCTTGGCGCAATGTTGTGGCTGTATTCCAGCCAGGATTTGACGTGGGAATTTATCGCATGGCTCAGCGTGCATGGAACGACAGAGTTGTTTGCGATCTTGCTGGCCGGGGCGGCAGGCCTCCATATCGGCAGAAAAATGGCGTTTCCCGGTCAAAAATCGATCCTCGCATCGGCGGCGGAAAGCGGACAGCGTGCGGCGCAAGTCATGGTCGGCGTGGTCACAATGCTGATCTTTGCTGCATTGCTTGAAGCCTTCCCGCGCCAATTGGCTGGAACCGAAGCGCGCGCGATTATCGGCACCTTTATGCTGATATTCTGGTTAGCCTATTTCTTCGGTTTTGGCCGGCGAGGCAAATATCCAAAGATTGATGAGGCAGCGTTATGA
- a CDS encoding DUF58 domain-containing protein encodes MHFPILPTARAAWLTALAAPVAIVIAATAPDAWIVVPAAAVALLVLVVLDGLLAGRLQDWRVVTPADCEVGEPFALSVVAEFAGRAAGSKPEVALAADARLQESGRVDMALGYHEATASWQGSAEVTATRRGTADITGMWLQWAGPLGLGARQERQELEREVRIWPDLSPIRSPELQNFLRDAQFGLIARRIRGEGTQFEALSEYEAGMDRRRIDWKASARHTKLYARENESERNNQIIFAFDCGQAMCEPIEGLPRIDRAVTAALTASYVALKGGDRVALCGFAQRPEVMTPFVGDTRAFHQLQSAAAGLDYHAEEPNFTLAMASLTARLQRRSLIVLFTDFTDATGAELMIESVGRLADKHVVLFVTMEDAELAEMATAEPDTLDSLAVSVTADQLGRQRQIVLERLRQMGVDIIEAPWDQIGYRLIDSYLDIKRSGAIG; translated from the coding sequence ATGCACTTCCCGATCCTACCCACGGCACGCGCAGCTTGGCTTACCGCACTCGCCGCACCAGTGGCGATTGTTATCGCCGCGACCGCGCCCGATGCGTGGATTGTCGTGCCGGCCGCCGCTGTGGCGCTGCTGGTGCTGGTTGTCCTCGACGGCTTGCTGGCCGGGCGATTGCAGGATTGGCGTGTTGTGACACCCGCAGATTGTGAAGTGGGCGAGCCTTTTGCCCTTTCGGTCGTGGCCGAATTTGCCGGCCGCGCCGCGGGCTCCAAACCAGAGGTTGCGCTCGCAGCCGATGCGCGCCTCCAGGAAAGCGGCAGAGTCGATATGGCGCTGGGTTACCATGAAGCGACCGCAAGCTGGCAAGGTAGCGCTGAAGTGACCGCCACACGGCGGGGCACGGCAGACATTACCGGCATGTGGCTGCAATGGGCGGGGCCGCTAGGGCTTGGTGCGAGGCAAGAGCGCCAAGAATTGGAACGCGAAGTAAGGATCTGGCCTGACCTTTCGCCAATCCGCTCCCCTGAGCTACAGAATTTCCTGCGCGATGCCCAATTTGGCCTGATTGCCAGGCGGATTCGCGGCGAAGGAACCCAGTTTGAAGCGCTTAGCGAATACGAAGCCGGCATGGATCGCCGGCGCATCGACTGGAAAGCCAGCGCGCGCCATACCAAACTCTATGCCCGCGAGAATGAAAGTGAGCGCAACAATCAGATCATCTTCGCCTTTGATTGCGGACAGGCAATGTGCGAGCCGATAGAAGGCCTACCCCGAATTGACCGAGCCGTGACAGCGGCCTTAACCGCATCCTATGTTGCCCTAAAAGGCGGAGACCGCGTTGCATTGTGCGGCTTTGCTCAGCGGCCCGAGGTCATGACGCCCTTTGTCGGTGATACCCGCGCTTTTCACCAGTTGCAGTCGGCGGCAGCTGGTCTCGATTATCACGCTGAAGAGCCCAATTTCACGCTTGCAATGGCATCATTGACCGCGCGCCTGCAGCGCCGTTCTCTGATCGTGCTGTTCACCGATTTCACCGATGCAACGGGCGCCGAACTGATGATCGAAAGCGTTGGGAGGCTGGCAGACAAACATGTGGTGCTGTTCGTGACGATGGAAGATGCGGAACTTGCCGAAATGGCCACTGCCGAGCCGGATACTCTGGATTCGCTGGCCGTCTCGGTCACTGCCGATCAATTAGGCCGCCAGCGCCAGATTGTGCTGGAGCGCCTACGCCAGATGGGCGTCGACATCATTGAAGCGCCGTGGGACCAGATCGGATACCGGCTTATCGATTCCTATCTCGATATCAAACGCAGCGGAGCCATTGGATGA
- a CDS encoding AAA family ATPase, with translation MSLADVRSLADSIRAEVAKAVVGQDGTIDHLLIALISQGHVLLEGPPGTAKTFLARCFSAALGLHYGRIQFTPDLLPGDILGSNLFNFQTSTFTLTRGPIFCELLLADEINRTPPKTQAALLEAMQERRVTLDGETHKLADRFMVVATQNPIENQGVYPLPEAQLDRFLFKLLVDYPSAEEEVAIVNRFGDKQGPQNPEDFGIKAVTSAEKLAAASAALSAVTVADEITDYIVRLIRATRQSGDLSSGASPRAAVLLTNASRARAALDGRDYVIPDDVKALSISVLRHRLVLSPAAEIEGRDVEMLVTDLVESTEAPR, from the coding sequence ATGAGCCTCGCTGATGTTCGCAGCCTTGCCGATTCCATCCGTGCAGAGGTTGCCAAGGCAGTGGTCGGGCAAGACGGGACAATCGATCACTTGTTAATCGCGTTAATAAGCCAAGGTCATGTCCTGCTCGAAGGCCCTCCCGGAACGGCTAAGACTTTCTTGGCCCGATGCTTCAGTGCTGCTCTTGGCCTCCATTATGGGCGCATCCAATTTACCCCCGATCTGCTGCCAGGCGATATTCTTGGCTCCAATCTCTTCAACTTCCAGACCAGCACCTTCACGCTGACACGCGGCCCGATTTTCTGCGAATTGTTGCTTGCAGACGAGATCAACCGGACCCCGCCCAAAACACAGGCCGCGTTGCTCGAGGCGATGCAGGAACGCCGTGTGACGCTGGATGGCGAGACCCATAAACTGGCCGATCGGTTTATGGTTGTGGCAACCCAGAACCCGATCGAGAACCAAGGCGTTTATCCTCTGCCAGAAGCGCAGCTTGACCGCTTCTTGTTCAAATTGCTGGTCGATTATCCCAGCGCCGAAGAAGAGGTCGCCATCGTCAATCGCTTTGGCGACAAACAAGGCCCGCAAAACCCCGAAGACTTCGGAATAAAGGCTGTAACCAGCGCGGAAAAGCTCGCGGCTGCATCTGCGGCCTTGAGTGCTGTCACGGTGGCTGACGAAATTACCGATTACATTGTCAGGCTGATCCGGGCGACACGCCAAAGCGGCGATCTGTCGAGCGGTGCGAGCCCGCGTGCGGCAGTACTGCTTACCAATGCATCACGTGCCCGCGCAGCGCTGGATGGGCGCGACTATGTCATCCCTGACGATGTCAAAGCGCTTTCCATATCCGTCCTGCGGCATCGCCTTGTGCTCAGCCCTGCGGCGGAGATTGAGGGTCGCGACGTCGAAATGCTGGTGACCGATCTGGTCGAAAGCACCGAGGCGCCCCGCTAA
- a CDS encoding DUF4350 domain-containing protein has protein sequence MSSAASTSSHVTDTVTGTSRAAFNPKVVFSLLLFGAAAFFATLYFIGSGNTGEDINDGQAHAAGKGLNGFAALAAMLEAEGYDVSLSRSKGALDDGGLLILTPPSHAEAEEITAVLNDRRYVGPTMVILPKWAAFQLPAIFGGEAKDGWVQIIGSQRPKWTDDLEQEYSLTVESANENPNALITWQGLGMAGRLPDSRHLSASDSALFPLVVGRSGEAFAGYIDDDVYYPLLSEASGIDADNGEHLDQNKWPVMFVIEPDLMNNFGFADRGRAELAVELVSLSMQRNNLPVTFDLTLNGLGQSENLLTLAFTPPFLAATLCLILALIVIAWRAFHRFGPPVAEGRSIAFGKARLVKNSAGFIQRSKRLHLLSGPYTDMMRARLGKALALRHIDDEAIDIALARRINDAPSFTQRAADLRNAKSPHDILRAAAALKSIERMLTK, from the coding sequence ATGAGTTCTGCCGCATCAACATCCAGCCATGTGACCGACACGGTAACCGGCACAAGCCGCGCTGCGTTTAACCCCAAAGTTGTTTTCAGCCTGCTGCTGTTTGGCGCCGCCGCATTCTTTGCGACGCTGTATTTCATCGGTTCGGGGAATACCGGAGAAGACATCAATGACGGGCAAGCCCACGCTGCGGGCAAAGGATTGAATGGCTTTGCTGCGCTCGCCGCGATGCTGGAGGCGGAAGGCTACGATGTATCGCTTTCGCGCAGTAAGGGGGCCCTGGATGATGGCGGCCTGCTAATTCTGACGCCGCCAAGCCATGCCGAGGCTGAAGAAATTACCGCTGTCCTCAATGACCGGCGCTATGTTGGTCCGACAATGGTTATTTTGCCCAAGTGGGCCGCTTTCCAATTGCCCGCAATCTTCGGCGGCGAAGCGAAAGATGGCTGGGTACAAATCATCGGCAGCCAACGCCCCAAATGGACCGATGATCTTGAACAAGAATATTCTCTGACTGTGGAAAGCGCCAATGAAAATCCAAATGCTCTGATCACTTGGCAGGGCTTGGGAATGGCGGGAAGATTGCCCGATTCGCGCCACCTCTCGGCTTCTGATTCGGCGTTGTTCCCTTTGGTTGTTGGCCGGTCGGGCGAAGCTTTCGCCGGATATATCGACGACGATGTCTATTATCCTCTGCTGTCCGAAGCTTCCGGCATTGATGCGGATAATGGCGAGCATCTCGACCAGAATAAATGGCCGGTGATGTTCGTGATTGAGCCCGACTTGATGAACAATTTCGGATTTGCCGACCGAGGCCGCGCTGAGTTGGCGGTCGAACTGGTCAGCCTATCAATGCAGCGCAACAATTTGCCGGTCACTTTCGATCTCACCTTAAACGGACTCGGCCAGTCCGAAAATCTGCTGACTCTAGCATTTACCCCGCCGTTTCTTGCAGCGACTTTGTGTTTGATTCTGGCGCTCATTGTGATTGCATGGCGCGCCTTCCACCGGTTTGGGCCGCCTGTCGCCGAAGGGCGTTCGATAGCTTTCGGTAAAGCCAGATTGGTCAAGAACAGCGCCGGCTTTATCCAGCGTAGCAAGCGGCTGCATCTCCTATCTGGCCCCTATACCGATATGATGCGCGCGCGCCTCGGCAAAGCATTGGCCCTGCGCCATATTGACGACGAAGCCATCGACATCGCGCTAGCCCGCCGGATCAACGATGCCCCCAGTTTCACGCAGCGCGCAGCCGATCTGCGAAATGCAAAATCACCACACGATATACTGCGCGCAGCAGCCGCGCTCAAATCCATCGAAAGGATGTTGACCAAATGA
- a CDS encoding prephenate dehydratase, which produces MKSFPKPALAMVEQMQATAAAAPQRAVAFQGSPGANSHRAATEAAADFLPLPCFSFADALDTVTNGGAGCAIIPIENSQNGRVADIHFLLPESGLAIVGEHFMPITHALMAVPNADGSLGPFEAAYSHPQALGQSRHFLRSRNIVPLSHADTAGAAAYVAERGDPSVAAIAPKMAADLYGLTIAEDKVEDAPDNMTRFVILAREPLDPATLEGQTTMTTFVFEVKNIPAALYKAMGGFATNGVNMTKLESYQKGASFSATMFYADIIGAPGDPAVDRALEELAFHCKELRILGTYLQARPRG; this is translated from the coding sequence ATGAAAAGTTTTCCAAAACCCGCGCTCGCCATGGTCGAGCAAATGCAAGCAACCGCAGCCGCAGCGCCTCAACGTGCAGTCGCCTTCCAAGGTTCGCCCGGAGCAAATTCACACCGCGCCGCGACCGAGGCGGCGGCAGATTTCCTCCCGCTCCCGTGCTTCAGCTTTGCCGATGCGCTGGACACAGTGACCAATGGCGGCGCTGGCTGCGCGATCATCCCGATTGAAAACAGCCAGAATGGCCGGGTGGCGGATATCCATTTCCTGCTGCCCGAAAGCGGACTCGCCATTGTGGGGGAACATTTCATGCCAATTACCCACGCGCTGATGGCTGTGCCCAACGCTGACGGTTCACTTGGCCCGTTTGAAGCAGCTTACAGTCATCCGCAGGCGCTCGGCCAATCGCGGCATTTCCTGCGCAGTCGCAATATTGTGCCGCTGAGCCATGCCGATACTGCTGGCGCGGCTGCCTATGTTGCCGAACGCGGCGATCCGAGTGTCGCGGCAATAGCGCCCAAAATGGCCGCTGACCTTTACGGACTAACAATCGCGGAAGACAAGGTCGAAGACGCGCCCGACAATATGACCCGCTTTGTCATTCTTGCACGCGAGCCGCTCGATCCCGCGACGCTGGAGGGTCAAACCACGATGACCACTTTCGTATTCGAGGTGAAGAACATCCCTGCCGCGCTTTACAAGGCGATGGGCGGATTTGCGACCAACGGTGTCAATATGACCAAACTCGAAAGTTACCAGAAAGGCGCCAGCTTTTCAGCAACCATGTTTTACGCCGACATAATTGGCGCGCCGGGTGACCCGGCGGTGGACCGCGCACTCGAAGAACTGGCATTCCATTGCAAAGAACTGCGTATCCTCGGCACTTACCTTCAAGCGCGGCCGCGTGGTTAA
- a CDS encoding c-type cytochrome, with the protein MDDRFNTAAGWVLFAGIIALGLSYISSVVFGVDRPETMGYAIEVADAGGGKDAGPDLGTLLAAADVGRGETAAAARCGTCHTFDQGGASGTGPNLWQTLGKPLAGHAGFANYSGALKARSGETWTLEAMNEWILNPKGFEPGTSMGFAGLKNNETRSDIVVYLNSLGSNLPLPAPKVAEEVSAEGEDGAAEGPGAVEGAAPDAVEAAGAMGAAQPVSPDQPTT; encoded by the coding sequence ATGGATGATCGTTTCAATACTGCCGCTGGCTGGGTTCTGTTTGCCGGAATCATCGCGCTTGGCCTGTCTTATATCAGTTCGGTCGTGTTCGGCGTGGATCGCCCTGAAACGATGGGGTATGCGATCGAGGTTGCTGATGCAGGGGGCGGCAAGGATGCCGGACCAGATCTCGGAACGCTGCTGGCAGCTGCGGACGTTGGCCGAGGCGAGACGGCTGCAGCGGCGCGTTGCGGCACTTGCCATACATTTGATCAAGGCGGGGCCAGCGGTACTGGCCCGAATTTATGGCAGACTTTGGGTAAGCCGCTCGCCGGCCATGCTGGTTTCGCAAATTATAGCGGCGCACTGAAAGCGCGCAGCGGCGAAACTTGGACACTCGAAGCAATGAACGAGTGGATTTTGAACCCCAAGGGCTTTGAGCCGGGCACCTCAATGGGTTTTGCCGGTTTGAAAAATAATGAAACACGTTCGGACATTGTGGTTTATCTCAACAGTCTTGGGTCGAACCTTCCATTGCCTGCTCCGAAGGTAGCTGAAGAAGTGTCCGCTGAAGGCGAAGATGGTGCCGCTGAAGGTCCGGGCGCAGTCGAAGGCGCTGCACCTGATGCGGTTGAAGCGGCTGGCGCGATGGGCGCTGCCCAGCCAGTCTCGCCTGACCAACCGACGACTTAA
- a CDS encoding RlmE family RNA methyltransferase, with protein MSRPGKDPDKKVRTSKGRTQSSNQWLERQLNDPYVKKAKADGYRSRAAYKLIELDEKFKLLKSIKRVVDLGITPGGWSQAVRRIAPKASIVGIDLLETDPIEGVTIFQMDFMADEAPARLQDALDGPPDLVMSDMAANTVGHKQTDHLRTMGLVEAAAWFAVETLETGGTFIAKVLAGGTDRDLLDLLKKHFKTVKHAKPPASRKGSSEWYVIAQGFKGRS; from the coding sequence ATGAGTAGGCCAGGCAAGGATCCCGATAAAAAGGTTCGGACGTCCAAGGGGCGCACGCAATCGTCAAACCAATGGCTCGAACGCCAGTTGAACGACCCCTATGTCAAGAAAGCGAAAGCTGACGGCTATCGCAGCCGCGCGGCTTACAAGCTGATCGAACTCGACGAGAAATTCAAACTGCTCAAAAGCATCAAACGCGTAGTCGATCTGGGAATTACACCGGGAGGGTGGAGCCAAGCGGTCCGCAGAATCGCGCCAAAAGCTTCAATTGTCGGGATTGATTTGCTCGAAACTGATCCGATTGAAGGCGTAACCATTTTCCAGATGGATTTCATGGCGGATGAAGCGCCAGCGCGCCTGCAGGACGCGCTCGACGGGCCGCCCGATCTGGTCATGTCAGACATGGCGGCCAATACGGTTGGGCATAAGCAGACCGACCATTTGCGCACGATGGGTTTGGTGGAAGCCGCAGCGTGGTTCGCTGTAGAAACTCTGGAAACCGGCGGTACGTTCATCGCCAAAGTGCTGGCAGGCGGTACCGACCGCGATTTGCTCGATCTGCTGAAAAAGCATTTTAAGACTGTCAAACATGCGAAACCACCGGCGAGCCGCAAAGGTTCATCCGAATGGTATGTCATCGCTCAAGGATTCAAAGGGCGCAGCTGA